One Mercurialis annua linkage group LG3, ddMerAnnu1.2, whole genome shotgun sequence DNA window includes the following coding sequences:
- the LOC126672093 gene encoding F-box protein At2g23160-like, with the protein MDDRLSEDLVVEILCRLPVKSLMQCKRVSKGWYNLISNVCAPNISRISSAIPSGFLFIFVCKKTSVYDRAYVSYPQGRYCDNNCSGFLRSCTVLLPHRPFKLHDACNGLLLFFSADGRYYVCNPTTKQCIAVPYVQRKYRSYVASLVFENFMSPHYKIIRFPDLKAGCGFIDLDVFSSATGNWVKQKLRIEQSVFSSVEYIVRTVYLNGKLYMQSMSEYLLCFDLDNLIAKAIQLPVAYSKYKFGFIGLSKGQLYYANHDSSKSKFCFWILENCFWRLKHCLSISHLMSLSPQVRELCKDGISTNFMPYAIHPSADIVFLGFPTMLLSYNLQDGKLEVIFKMVKGRLIFGGKHFVFLYTPSFIVLKDFTKHPPQSSLI; encoded by the coding sequence ATGGATGATAGACTAAGCGAGGATTTAGTAGTTGAAATTCTGTGTAGACTTCCGGTGAAGAGTCTGATGCAATGTAAGAGGGTTTCAAAAGGCTGGTACAACCTCATCTCTAATGTTTGTGCCCCCAACATCTCTCGCATTTCATCCGCTATCCCTTCTggttttttgttcatttttgtATGCAAAAAAACTTCCGTTTATGATAGAGCCTATGTTTCTTATCCACAAGGTCGTTATTGTGATAACAATTGTTCAGGTTTTCTCAGATCTTGTACTGTACTCTTACCACACAGACCCTTTAAACTGCATGATGCTTGCAACGgcttgcttttatttttttcagctGATGGTCGCTATTACGTCTGCAACCCAACTACCAAGCAGTGCATTGCTGTTCCTTATGTCCAACGCAAATATAGATCTTATGTTGCTTCGcttgtttttgaaaatttcatgTCGCCACACTACAAAATTATCCGGTTTCCTGATTTAAAGGCCGGTTGTGGCTTTATAGATCTCGATGTATTCTCTTCAGCCACTGGAAACTGGGTGAAGCAAAAGTTACGCATTGAACAATCGGTTTTTAGTTCTGTTGAGTACATTGTGCGCACTGTTTATTTGAATGGAAAGCTATACATGCAATCTATGTCGGAGTATCTCCTTTGTTTTGACTTGGACAATCTTATTGCTAAGGCCATTCAGCTGCCTGTTGCTTATTCTAAATACAAGTTTGGCTTTATTGGCCTTTCCAAAGGGCAATTATATTATGCCAATCATGATTCTTCCAAATCCAAGTTTTGTTTTTGGATTCTTGAGAACTGTTTTTGGAGATTGAAGCACTGTCTTTCAATTAGTCATTTGATGTCTTTAAGTCCCCAAGTTAGAGAACTGTGCAAGGATGGTATCTCTACAAATTTTATGCCCTATGCTATTCATCCAAGTGCTGATATTGTATTTCTTGGATTCCCTACTATGCTCCTCAGTTATAATCTTCAAGATGGAAAATTGGAAGTCATCTTTAAAATGGTCAAAGGCAGATTAATATTCGGAGGCAAACATTTTGTCTTCCTTTACACTCCCAGCTTTATTGTTCTCAAGGACTTCACCAAGCACCCTcctcaatcttcattgatttaG